The Alphaproteobacteria bacterium genome contains a region encoding:
- a CDS encoding NAD-dependent epimerase/dehydratase family protein, whose product MSSSVLVTGSSGFVGRVVMSRLAAAGHRAIGLDPVPAATTQVIDDLSDRDRLRSFLDRERVTHIIHAGGVSGPMVMADDPAGVIAINVAGSMDLLYAAMDCGVRTFVYCSSVAAIGDFYEATPIGEDYPMRPASAYGSSKAAMDYVLRALWRKVPLDICSLRLTAVYGPGRQTEFNVDTIVRAALAGQPARIAPLSDWPYVYVDDAAAACIAACFSDARKQLAYFVAHPERVTPADIAAACAAAGRPVQLEVDTSQPKSSRGLVDVDAAARDFDFRAQVGHREGIRRMIAAAQ is encoded by the coding sequence ATGAGTTCGAGCGTTCTCGTCACGGGTTCGAGTGGTTTCGTGGGCCGAGTCGTGATGTCGCGCCTTGCGGCTGCCGGACATCGCGCGATAGGGCTTGATCCCGTTCCTGCCGCGACAACGCAGGTGATCGACGACCTGTCCGACCGCGACCGTCTCCGCTCTTTCCTGGATCGTGAGCGCGTGACGCACATCATCCATGCGGGAGGCGTGTCCGGCCCCATGGTGATGGCGGACGATCCGGCCGGCGTGATCGCCATTAATGTGGCCGGCAGCATGGATCTGCTTTACGCCGCGATGGACTGCGGCGTGCGCACGTTTGTCTACTGTTCCTCGGTCGCGGCCATCGGCGATTTCTACGAAGCCACGCCGATTGGCGAGGACTATCCGATGCGGCCTGCGTCGGCCTACGGAAGCTCGAAGGCCGCCATGGACTACGTGTTGCGCGCGTTGTGGCGCAAGGTACCGCTCGATATCTGTTCGCTGCGGCTGACTGCGGTTTACGGGCCGGGCCGTCAGACCGAGTTCAACGTCGACACCATCGTGCGGGCCGCGCTTGCCGGCCAGCCGGCACGTATCGCGCCGTTATCCGATTGGCCATACGTCTACGTCGATGACGCGGCGGCCGCCTGCATCGCGGCGTGCTTCTCGGATGCGCGCAAACAGCTTGCCTACTTCGTGGCGCATCCCGAGCGCGTGACCCCCGCCGATATCGCGGCGGCCTGCGCGGCCGCGGGGCGTCCGGTGCAGCTGGAGGTCGACACCTCGCAACCGAAATCCTCGCGCGGCCTGGTGGATGTGGACGCCGCGGCGCGCGATTTCGACTTTCGCGCGCAAGTGGGGCACCGCGAGGGCATTCGCCGCATGATCGCCGCCGCGCAATAG
- a CDS encoding branched-chain amino acid ABC transporter permease: protein MTATIVAQQAINGIVLGSLYVLVALGLTLIYGVLVQINFAHADFVTLGAFAAYFFMHLLGGNYLASIAVALVVGAALGWAINLTIFAPLRHKGSELLPLIATIGVSTMMQNAMLAWFGPIPYAFETPYSQRVFRVAGTFFTAQSLTIIVVSALTIALLYAFMRFTFLGKALRAVAQDRETAGLMGINPSYLIMLTIVLSSALAGMAGAMLAPVLVLTPFAGTTVIVKAFAIVIIGGFGNVEGTILAGLLVGLIESFTTQYFDPGLIDIFVFALLLLMLAFRPTGLISERREENV from the coding sequence GTGACCGCGACGATCGTCGCGCAGCAGGCGATCAACGGCATCGTACTCGGAAGCCTGTATGTGCTGGTTGCTCTGGGCCTCACGCTGATCTACGGCGTGCTGGTCCAGATCAACTTCGCACACGCGGATTTCGTGACGCTGGGCGCGTTTGCCGCCTATTTCTTCATGCACCTGTTGGGCGGCAATTATCTCGCGAGCATCGCGGTCGCGCTCGTGGTCGGCGCCGCTCTCGGATGGGCCATAAACCTGACCATCTTCGCGCCGCTCCGCCACAAGGGCAGCGAGCTGCTGCCGCTGATCGCGACCATCGGCGTCTCGACCATGATGCAGAACGCCATGCTGGCCTGGTTCGGGCCGATCCCCTACGCGTTCGAGACGCCCTATAGCCAGCGGGTGTTTCGCGTCGCCGGGACCTTCTTCACCGCACAAAGCTTGACCATCATCGTGGTGTCGGCCTTAACGATCGCGCTGCTCTACGCGTTCATGAGATTTACGTTTCTCGGCAAGGCGCTGCGCGCGGTCGCACAGGATCGCGAGACTGCCGGCCTGATGGGCATCAACCCGAGCTATCTGATCATGCTCACCATCGTGCTGTCCTCGGCGCTGGCCGGGATGGCCGGCGCGATGCTCGCGCCGGTGCTAGTGCTGACCCCGTTCGCCGGTACGACGGTGATCGTGAAGGCGTTCGCGATCGTGATCATCGGCGGCTTCGGCAACGTCGAGGGAACGATCCTGGCAGGCCTGCTGGTCGGGCTGATCGAGAGCTTCACCACGCAATATTTCGATCCGGGACTGATCGATATCTTCGTGTTCGCGCTGCTGCTGCTGATGCTGGCATTCCGGCCGACCGGCTTGATCTCCGAGAGGCGCGAAGAGAATGTCTGA
- a CDS encoding NAD-dependent epimerase/dehydratase family protein, which yields MIALTGATGFIGGYLLRELTAAGYLVRVLLRRPTPLPENCSNALIGDLASPTNMAAALVGVDTIIHSAGLSSQMTGTPEADFRRLNADATGKLARAAERAGVRRFIFLSSVRAQADVSTNQVLTEELPPAPTDPYGRSKLLAEQQLAGGTLDWVALRLPLVFGPGVKGNMARLVELARSPFPLPFGALRAQRSLLSLENLLAAVVLLIEAKEALRRPLIAADPEPVSISEIIAAMRFGLGRRPALMPVPIVALRAAFFATGRQDLYRRLAEPLVASPARLMNLGWAPCSSTRQGLAALLQSNSGATQRPQ from the coding sequence ATGATCGCTCTTACCGGTGCGACGGGGTTTATTGGCGGCTATCTCCTTCGCGAGTTGACCGCTGCGGGCTACCTGGTTCGAGTCCTGCTCCGGCGGCCTACGCCATTGCCCGAGAACTGCTCGAATGCCCTGATTGGAGACCTCGCCAGCCCGACCAATATGGCGGCGGCCTTGGTGGGCGTGGATACGATCATTCACTCTGCCGGGCTGTCATCCCAGATGACCGGGACGCCCGAAGCTGACTTTCGGCGGCTCAATGCGGACGCCACCGGAAAGCTGGCGCGTGCGGCAGAGCGTGCCGGTGTGCGGCGATTCATCTTTCTCTCTTCCGTGCGCGCCCAAGCGGATGTCTCTACGAATCAGGTTCTGACCGAAGAACTCCCGCCGGCACCGACTGATCCTTACGGACGTTCGAAGCTTCTCGCCGAACAGCAACTCGCCGGAGGAACTTTGGACTGGGTAGCGCTCCGCTTGCCCTTGGTGTTTGGCCCGGGCGTCAAAGGCAACATGGCACGGCTGGTTGAACTGGCGCGATCTCCCTTCCCGCTTCCGTTCGGGGCGCTTCGTGCGCAGCGTTCATTGCTGTCTTTGGAAAACCTGCTGGCCGCGGTAGTGCTCCTGATAGAAGCAAAAGAAGCTTTAAGGCGGCCACTCATTGCTGCCGACCCTGAGCCTGTCAGCATCTCGGAGATAATCGCGGCAATGCGGTTTGGACTTGGCAGGCGACCCGCCCTGATGCCGGTGCCAATCGTCGCGCTGAGAGCCGCATTTTTCGCAACCGGCCGGCAGGATCTTTATCGTCGCTTGGCGGAGCCGCTGGTGGCGAGCCCAGCGCGACTCATGAACCTGGGATGGGCTCCATGCTCATCGACACGACAGGGACTTGCGGCTCTCCTGCAGTCGAACTCCGGGGCAACGCAACGGCCTCAATGA
- a CDS encoding ABC transporter ATP-binding protein, translating to MLLKAENLELAYGEAAVCRGLSLEINEGEIVALIGANGAGKSTTLRAIAGQLRPRAGTIIFRGQDITALPSHERTMLGIALVPEGRRVFPFLTARENLELGGFKSRNDAAKVRRMIDGVFDMFPRLRERASQNAGTLSGGEQQMLVLGRAMISEPKLLCLDEPSLGLAPLVVRDIFRTIRAINEAGTSVLLVEQNARYAFETASRGYVLQTGTVIVGGACAELASDERVREAYLGRAATREAVR from the coding sequence GTGCTGCTCAAAGCCGAGAACCTCGAGCTTGCCTACGGCGAAGCCGCAGTGTGCCGCGGCCTGTCGCTCGAGATCAACGAAGGCGAGATTGTTGCGCTGATCGGTGCGAACGGCGCCGGTAAGTCGACCACATTGCGCGCAATTGCGGGCCAGCTCCGGCCGCGCGCCGGAACGATCATATTTCGTGGCCAGGACATCACGGCGCTGCCCTCGCACGAGCGCACAATGCTGGGGATCGCGCTGGTGCCGGAAGGACGCCGCGTGTTTCCCTTCCTGACGGCACGCGAAAACCTCGAGCTTGGCGGCTTCAAGAGCCGCAACGATGCCGCCAAAGTCCGGCGCATGATCGATGGCGTGTTCGACATGTTTCCGCGGCTCCGCGAACGAGCCTCGCAGAACGCCGGCACGCTCTCCGGTGGCGAGCAGCAGATGCTGGTGCTCGGCCGCGCCATGATCTCGGAGCCGAAGCTCCTGTGTCTCGACGAGCCATCGCTTGGGCTTGCGCCGCTGGTGGTGCGCGACATCTTCCGCACCATCCGCGCGATCAACGAGGCGGGCACCAGTGTGCTGCTGGTCGAACAAAATGCCCGCTATGCCTTCGAGACCGCGAGTCGCGGGTATGTGCTGCAGACCGGGACCGTTATCGTCGGTGGAGCGTGTGCAGAGCTCGCGAGCGATGAACGCGTGCGCGAGGCCTATCTCGGCCGCGCCGCGACGCGGGAGGCTGTGCGATGA
- a CDS encoding ABC transporter ATP-binding protein, which produces MTALLSAKGLRKSFGGVRAVRDVSFDIRERSVFAIIGPNGAGKSTMLNLISGVYQPDAGTLSFNGAGLAGLPAHRRVRLGIARTFQKIRLFKQLSVLDNVVAGFHIHHSIPAWQYLMHGDAFRRDHTRCRAEAMDLLSFMGLAARRDTLAASLSYGEQRMLEFARALATGPKLLLVDEPAAGLNAAEVDALLDRIRITRDRGVTIVLVEHNMELVMNVADRVLVMDYGQHLFEGVPADVQKNPAVVSAYLGGELM; this is translated from the coding sequence ATGACCGCGCTGCTCAGCGCCAAAGGGTTGCGCAAGAGCTTCGGCGGCGTGCGCGCCGTGCGCGACGTGTCGTTCGACATTCGGGAACGCTCGGTCTTTGCCATCATCGGTCCGAACGGGGCCGGCAAGTCCACGATGCTCAACCTGATCAGCGGCGTCTATCAACCTGATGCCGGCACGCTCAGCTTCAACGGCGCCGGCCTCGCCGGACTGCCCGCGCACCGGCGTGTGAGACTGGGGATCGCGCGCACGTTCCAGAAGATCCGCCTGTTCAAGCAGCTCTCCGTGCTCGACAACGTCGTGGCAGGATTTCACATTCACCACAGCATTCCGGCCTGGCAATATTTGATGCATGGGGACGCATTCCGACGCGACCACACGCGCTGCCGCGCCGAGGCGATGGACCTGCTGTCGTTCATGGGGCTCGCGGCAAGGCGCGACACACTCGCGGCTTCGCTTTCCTACGGCGAGCAACGCATGCTGGAATTCGCCCGCGCACTGGCGACCGGGCCGAAGCTCCTGCTTGTCGATGAGCCGGCTGCCGGCCTCAATGCGGCGGAAGTGGACGCGCTGCTCGATCGCATTCGCATCACGCGCGATCGCGGCGTCACGATTGTCCTGGTCGAGCACAACATGGAATTGGTGATGAACGTCGCCGATCGCGTGCTCGTCATGGATTACGGGCAGCACCTGTTCGAAGGCGTACCGGCTGACGTACAGAAGAATCCCGCCGTTGTGTCGGCCTATCTCGGCGGAGAGCTGATGTGA
- a CDS encoding SDR family oxidoreductase: MTSGGFSLQGKNAVVTGAGAGIGRAIALAFVQAGAQVACIDLDEKAAEATAGEIAKNGAHAIGVTCDVGVENDVEAAAAKVLAAFPSVHVLVNGAAGHDPNGSVLEYSLADWNRVMTVNVGGAFMVSRAFLPAMIAAGGGSIIHIASQMGSVAAPRRAAYCTSKGALIQLAKAMATDHAAQNIRVNTLSPGAIRDQPAGETLRRHGNGTPRVRAEASARPSRATRRNRRGCRLSCERCFAIHDRRRPAG, from the coding sequence ATGACGAGCGGCGGATTTTCCCTGCAAGGCAAGAATGCGGTCGTGACCGGCGCGGGTGCCGGCATCGGTCGCGCCATTGCGCTCGCATTCGTGCAAGCCGGCGCGCAGGTCGCCTGCATCGATCTCGACGAGAAAGCCGCAGAGGCGACGGCCGGCGAGATCGCGAAGAATGGCGCACACGCGATCGGCGTCACCTGCGACGTCGGTGTCGAGAACGACGTGGAGGCGGCGGCCGCCAAGGTGCTTGCTGCATTTCCCTCAGTTCATGTGCTGGTGAACGGCGCGGCGGGCCACGACCCGAACGGCTCGGTGCTGGAATACTCCCTCGCCGACTGGAATCGCGTGATGACGGTCAACGTCGGCGGCGCGTTCATGGTGAGCCGCGCGTTCCTGCCCGCGATGATCGCGGCCGGCGGCGGCAGTATCATTCATATCGCGTCGCAGATGGGCAGCGTCGCGGCGCCGCGCCGCGCTGCCTATTGCACCAGCAAGGGCGCGCTGATCCAGCTCGCCAAGGCGATGGCGACCGATCACGCGGCGCAGAACATTCGCGTCAACACTCTGTCGCCGGGCGCGATTCGAGACCAACCGGCTGGTGAAACGCTTCGGCGACATGGAAACGGCACGCCGCGTGTCCGGGCCGAAGCATCTGCTCGGCCGTCTCGGGCAACCCGACGAAATCGCCGCGGCTGCCGTCTTTCTTGCGAGCGATGCTTCGCGATTCATGACCGGCGCCGACCTGCTGGTTGA
- a CDS encoding short-chain dehydrogenase/reductase, producing the protein MDLKIAGKTALITGGSKGIGRAIAEVFAAEGCNVIIVSRTAETLAQVKSAIAQKSNVRVDTVVADLSDSKNVDKLAQDHPEIDILINNAGAIPGGTLLDVDETTWRKAWDLKVFGYVNMCRRFYALMKARGRGVIVNVVGNAADTHDPEYICGVAGNAALTAFSQSLGCVSAKDGIRVIALSPGPVETDRIVTLMKKKAKDRTGDEDNWQELREPLPFQRCATPEEIGAMAAFLASPLSGYTSGSVVTIDAGLSARATAF; encoded by the coding sequence ATGGACCTGAAGATCGCAGGCAAGACTGCGCTGATCACCGGCGGCTCAAAAGGCATCGGGCGCGCCATCGCCGAAGTCTTCGCCGCCGAAGGCTGCAACGTGATCATCGTGTCACGCACCGCCGAGACGCTGGCCCAAGTGAAATCAGCCATCGCGCAGAAATCGAACGTGCGGGTCGACACCGTCGTGGCCGATCTCTCCGACAGCAAGAACGTCGATAAGCTGGCGCAGGATCATCCGGAGATCGACATTCTCATCAACAATGCCGGAGCGATCCCGGGCGGCACGCTGCTCGATGTGGACGAGACGACGTGGCGCAAGGCGTGGGATCTGAAAGTGTTCGGCTACGTCAACATGTGCCGGCGCTTCTACGCGCTGATGAAGGCGCGCGGGCGCGGCGTCATCGTCAACGTGGTCGGCAACGCCGCCGACACGCACGATCCCGAATACATCTGCGGCGTCGCCGGCAACGCGGCGCTGACCGCATTCAGCCAGTCGCTCGGCTGTGTGAGCGCGAAGGACGGAATTCGTGTGATCGCGCTCAGTCCCGGCCCGGTGGAAACCGACCGCATCGTCACGCTGATGAAGAAGAAGGCGAAGGACCGCACCGGCGACGAGGACAACTGGCAGGAGCTGCGCGAGCCGTTGCCGTTCCAGCGCTGCGCCACGCCCGAGGAAATCGGCGCGATGGCGGCGTTCCTTGCCTCGCCCCTGTCCGGCTACACCTCGGGTTCGGTCGTGACCATCGACGCCGGGCTGTCGGCGCGCGCAACAGCATTTTGA
- a CDS encoding alpha/beta hydrolase: MPHLTTDDGVKLYYEETGKGIPIVFIHEFAGDYRSWEQQVRYFGRYYRCIAVNARGYPPSDVPKDGTKYSQERARDDIRAVLDALKIDKAHIVGLSMGGFATLHFGFTYPDRARSLVIAGCGYGAEPDKRAQFAAEAEASAKRFEEQTMAKAAEAYALGPTRVQHQNRDPRGWREFADQFAEHSTEGAALTMRGVQAKRPSLFELVDKMKTITAPTLIMTGDEDWPCLEPGVLMKKNIATAGLVVMPNAGHNINLEDPAAFNAHLAELFAAADAGTWPVRDPRAMVSAILGR, from the coding sequence ATGCCGCACCTAACCACCGACGACGGCGTGAAGCTCTATTACGAAGAGACCGGCAAAGGCATTCCGATTGTCTTCATCCACGAGTTCGCCGGCGACTACCGCTCGTGGGAACAGCAGGTGCGCTACTTCGGGCGCTATTACCGCTGCATCGCGGTCAATGCGCGCGGCTATCCGCCCTCCGATGTGCCGAAAGACGGCACGAAGTACTCGCAGGAGCGCGCGCGCGACGACATTCGCGCGGTGCTCGATGCGCTGAAGATCGACAAGGCGCACATCGTCGGTCTCTCGATGGGCGGGTTCGCGACGCTGCATTTCGGGTTCACCTATCCGGATCGCGCCCGCTCGCTGGTCATTGCCGGCTGCGGCTACGGCGCCGAGCCCGACAAGCGCGCGCAGTTCGCCGCTGAAGCCGAGGCCTCGGCGAAGCGCTTCGAGGAACAGACGATGGCGAAGGCCGCCGAAGCCTATGCGCTTGGGCCGACGCGCGTGCAGCACCAGAACCGGGATCCGCGCGGCTGGCGCGAATTCGCCGATCAGTTCGCCGAGCACTCGACCGAAGGCGCGGCACTCACCATGCGCGGCGTGCAGGCGAAGCGCCCCTCGCTGTTCGAACTGGTCGACAAGATGAAAACGATCACCGCACCGACGCTGATCATGACCGGTGACGAGGACTGGCCCTGCCTCGAGCCGGGCGTGCTGATGAAAAAGAATATCGCGACCGCCGGGCTGGTCGTCATGCCGAACGCCGGTCACAACATCAATCTGGAGGACCCGGCGGCGTTCAACGCGCATCTCGCCGAACTGTTCGCGGCGGCCGATGCCGGCACATGGCCGGTACGCGATCCGCGCGCGATGGTGAGCGCGATATTGGGGCGGTGA
- a CDS encoding branched-chain amino acid ABC transporter permease — protein MSETAASASEYRSSHRRWALLIAALAIAVVPHVLTGSYWHTNLTICAINVLLALGLDFILGYAGQLNLGQSAFYGLGAYASTLLITRLGFPFWGAFAAGVAFAGLSGVFLALFAVRLRGHYLAIASLGFAVIVHQILLNWISLTQGPLGIYAIPPPPPVAIPGLPAISFRNPVALFYLVAGFALLVYALLDQLVRSPIGEALTAIREDEISAASLGINAAAWKVFAFGIGAAVGGAAGCFYAPFVGTLVPDAFFITESFSILAMVIVGGMGTLIGPVFGAILLTLLPELLRGIGDLRLVVYGLALTLVVLFMPGGLVQAARLIRARLTGAPALAR, from the coding sequence ATGTCTGAGACAGCCGCGTCCGCAAGCGAATATCGGTCGTCGCACCGGCGCTGGGCATTGCTCATTGCCGCGCTGGCCATCGCGGTCGTCCCGCACGTTCTGACCGGGAGTTACTGGCACACCAACCTCACGATCTGCGCCATCAACGTGCTGCTCGCGCTCGGTCTCGATTTCATCCTCGGCTATGCGGGCCAGCTCAATCTCGGGCAATCCGCCTTCTACGGGCTCGGCGCCTACGCCTCGACGTTGCTGATCACCAGGCTCGGCTTTCCCTTCTGGGGGGCGTTCGCCGCTGGGGTCGCCTTCGCGGGCTTGTCGGGCGTCTTCCTCGCACTGTTCGCGGTGCGCCTGCGTGGACATTATCTCGCTATCGCGTCGCTCGGCTTTGCGGTCATCGTCCACCAGATCCTGCTCAACTGGATCAGTCTCACGCAAGGCCCGCTCGGCATCTACGCGATCCCGCCGCCTCCCCCGGTCGCGATCCCGGGATTGCCGGCGATCAGCTTCCGCAATCCGGTCGCGCTGTTCTATCTGGTCGCCGGATTTGCGCTGCTCGTCTATGCCCTGCTCGACCAGCTGGTGCGCTCGCCGATCGGCGAGGCACTCACGGCGATCCGCGAGGACGAGATTTCGGCGGCGTCGCTCGGCATCAACGCAGCCGCCTGGAAGGTGTTCGCGTTCGGTATCGGGGCCGCGGTCGGCGGCGCGGCGGGCTGTTTCTACGCCCCCTTCGTCGGAACGCTGGTGCCGGATGCATTCTTCATCACCGAGTCCTTCAGCATCCTCGCCATGGTCATCGTTGGCGGGATGGGCACGCTGATCGGCCCGGTGTTTGGCGCGATCCTGCTTACGCTGCTTCCCGAACTGTTGCGCGGCATCGGCGACCTGCGCCTTGTCGTCTACGGCCTCGCGCTCACGCTCGTCGTGCTGTTCATGCCGGGTGGCCTCGTGCAGGCCGCGAGGTTGATCCGCGCCAGACTCACCGGCGCCCCGGCGCTTGCGCGATGA